The DNA region CCTTCTGCAGCTGTATTTCTTTATTGATGAAGAGAACTTACTGTTTCAAGTAGTTATGCCTCTGATTAATGTTGCTTTAATCACCCACTTGACTATGCATGATGCAGCAGGTCTCATCAATTTTATGGTTATTACAAGGTTATTTATGGTTCTTTATGTGAAGAATCGTGTCTTACTCTTTGGATACTGAGGAAACATCAGGCTTACCATATGAATCACTGTATGTTTATGGTATACAAAGACTGTTTTGAGGTGTTGCACCTGCTCTTTATCCTTTCTTGATCTAAAGGCGGCTTTGTGAAGCAAACAGCTTTGTGTCCAGTGTCAGGTTTTTGCTCATTCCTGTGCTAGAAAACACCCAAGGCATCAGTCTGCAGGACTGAATTTGTGACCAAGAACTGGGTGCAGCATCCTAGTTCATCTAACTGCCTGCCTTTTGTCTTTTAATTGTGGCCAAAGTTACTTTGAGCAACTAAACCTAGCATTTACCTCTGCCTCTTGGGCAGTGTTTTTACAGAACATGGAAGTACCTTTGCAGAGACAATTTTGAGATTTCATTCATTGCTcattctttttttacttttagaaaccagatttttttcatgtttgcagaagcactgtttttttttcttgtgggaGGCCTCCAAGGAGGAATACAGGTTTCCACACCTCTAAGTGCTTTTTTTCAGgcccctccctcctgctgggcTGCCACCCTTGCTGAAGGGCACCTCCCAAATTACAAGCTTCTATTCCTAGCAGAGAGACATTAGCTTCACTTTCAAACAAGAATTAtcagctgggcactgggataAAATTTGTAAAAGCAGGAATATTTGTGCAATAAAGAACATagcatttgtgtgtgtatgtgaaGAAGAATAAAATCACTCTCTGCTGGGGACTGGAAAGTGCTTTTAGGTAATCAAGGCAAGAGCAGTACAACCAGCATGTGTTTAGCATATCAAAGGGAAAAATTAGGCAACAATTTAGATATTGCAGTAAACTCCTCCAGCTTCCCAAGGGCAGTGCATCTAccttaaattttaaaacagcttcagtttttcttttgttatgaTTAAGTagtttttaaattcaaaagTGTCTGTTCACAGTGTGACTAGTTACAGGGTTCCACAGGTCTTCACCTAAACTGCTTAAATTCTGGTATCTCTGTTTGTCCTGTGAAGTGGATAATCCTGTTTTTTAAGGACATCACCCTTGCTCTCTTGATACCCCATAAAGTGCAGAGCAAACACCATTGCAGCATAAGTCTGAGTATTTGTAAGAAGAGTATGGCAGGCTCTCTGCACGAAACGTGTTCTCTTATACAAAGGTCCGTCCCCCAGTTAGTCCCTGAGAAGAGGACCATTTTTGCCCACATGGTCCAATGAAACAGGCTAAAGCTTTCCTTGGAAGCACTTTTGGTTAAAGCCTGCCGTAGTTTCCTGTGCTTCCCTCAGGAACAAGAGGCTCAGCAGAGTTTCTGTGGGAGGACCAGacaagggctgggaggagcagaaCATGCACTGCATGGCCTGCGCTGCTCTGAGCCTCTCTTGCAGGATCCCATTGCAGCAGAGGTAACATCTGGGATTTTTGGAGGGTGTTCATAATCCTGCCAAACTTTTTGTTTCCCTCAGGTAGAAAGCAGGGAGGGTCAAGCAATTGTAGAGATCAATTTGTCCCAGAGCTGTTGGCAAACAATCAGATAGCTGGAGGTACACATGTATGGTGTGTCCCAAGGAAGGGGGGACATCCAAGATCTACCAATGTCATAAAGGCAGCTTGAAAAGGGAGCCTTTACTTTGCCAGGGGTGTTTTGTCCTGAACCTGGGAGTGGCAGCAAGCTTGGAGCACCTCTCCAGAGCATTGTGCGTAATACAGATTGAGATCGTGCCAGTGGCTCTTGTCTCAAGGAGCCTCTCCTGGGGGGAGGAGAGGGTAGGTGACACAGTCTTGGGATCAGAGCTCATGAAGAATGAGGAAAGAGCAACCAGTTTAGGGAAAGCTTAACAAAGCTCAGCCTGTTGAGAGATTTGTACCCTAGCTAAGACTCCATTCCTGTTCCTTGTCATACCACAGAGGAGGCCAGTCACACCTGCCAAACCTCTTTAATTAATGACAGACCAGAACTGTGGCAGCATCCTTGTtggagggaaaggaaagcatGCCTGCACATGTAGGTGTGCACATGCACAGAGCATAAGGAAATCTGGAGGACATCTCCCCCACACATACACTAGATCAACTCTCATCCCCGGTGATCCCACAGCAACAGTATTTTATGAGACTGAAGAATGTGCCTACAGAAGTGAAAGCAACGAGCCCAGGCCAACCATGGAGCTGTCTTTTGCTGTGGTCCATGTGCAGCACCcagaaagaaggaaacacaGACAAAGAGcgcagcctctgctccagctgccagccaCCAGTGGAACAGTGCAGGAAGCCGCTGCCTCACTCGTgtccctcctccccatccctgcttgGCCCACGTGGCTCCAGGCTGTTGTAGGAGGGCAGCGTGGTCACCACGGCCTCCACGGTGAAGCGATGAGGAGCACGGAGCGCCGGTGCCTCGTCTTGGAAAGCGGCATTATCCTGGCTGTTCATGGGGGGCACCGCCGCGGGCAGCTTCTGCCGGGAGCGGAACCAGCGGAATCCCAGGATAAACGTGATGGCAATGAAATCCAGAACCAGCTCTGCAAGCTCCATCACAGACAGGACAGAGGATCCAAACCAGAGACTCCACTGGTTCCCAAGCTGGGACAGCAGAGTCACGACCTGCAGGAGATGGAGAAAGAGCAGTGACAACAGCCCTCATCTGGGACTTTGCCTCCCTGCCTGTTCCCTCACCCTAcccaaggaaaagaaacaatatCCAGCAATGCTGCTGGAACGAAAGCTTCCCACAGTGGAGGGACATCGTGGGGGAATGGGTGGCCAGAGAAGACATGCTAGTAAAGTGTGTACCGTGAAGGCTGGAGACTCCCCATTGGTCTTGTAGTTCCACTCCTTAAAGAAGATATTCACTTTGGCAACTCCGTTCCTGTGAGTGAGAGATGACACTCAGTAACCCAAACTCCTCAATCCCTGCATTTCTTCACCAAGCCTAATTGTCCCCTTCTGCCCCCTGTGCTTCTCCCACACATACTACCCAGAGGCTTTCTCCCATCTCTGCAGTTCTCATTCTGCACTAAATACAGTCTTTGGTACTTACAGTGCACTTCTGACACCGTACTGTAAAACCCAGTGTTTGTGGCAAaagctcctgcacagctcccctTCCCACTTTTCCACAAGCACCTACTGTGTCTCCAGAACACACAGCAAGTGCTGGGGCTTACTATTTTCATATCAGCATCTGACCTCTTTCAAAATTTTTCACTTGGGTCCCCAGTCCTTGCTGAAGTCTTGCTATATATCTACTCTGACTCAAATCCACTGCCCTTGTCCACAGGTCCCATGCCTGATCTCTTCCCATTAGTAATTTAATCTTAACTCTTAACATTTCCAACACACACATTCCACTGGGAGGGTTTCTGGTTTGGACACAGTCTCTGTTTAGGGGCTCTCACCTCTTGGATGTGATATTGTATTTGTTCTGTTGTGAAAGCATGTAGAAAACCCAGTCCTGAAATGAAAGTGCAAAACATTGTGTCACATGATCACAGTCACCTCCTGCAGGTTTAGTACCCATTGAGGAAGGACTAAATGGACggtgggagcagtgctgggaagcCAGGAAACCCTCTCCTTACCTCTGAGACAGCAGAAGGCCAGCGGGAGTATCCAGCTGACAGCTGGTATTCTGTCATTCTGCAAGGCAAGGGGAGGCTGTGTTAGCTGGTGAAGCTCTAGGAGCCACAGGGCCAGGTCTCACCATCCCCAGGCACACCTGGAGATTCCCTCCCATGCTGAAGTTCCACCCACTTCCCACCATGTGGAATGCACAGTCCTTGGGAGCTCACCCCTAGGCCAACCCACACGCTGCTCCTCAGCCATTTTGGCTTCCTGATGGGAGAAATGCCATTTCAGGTTGGGGCTCAGCCTCTCACTCAAGCTTCTGTCCATCAGTGAATGCTTCCCAACACTTGTGGGAACACTTTCCAACCTTCCTGCCTGACTGATGATCAACTTACTTGCAAGGTTTCCGACATTTGTGGAAACAGCCCAGCACATCAGCTTTGAACTCAGCCAGGAGTTTGTAATAGCAGTAGCCTGAACAGCAAAGAAAGTAAATCCAGGTAAGCTCACAGTATCTTTAGACAAAAGGTGCTGTGTGACAGCAAGGGGAACCCAGAAGAGGTTTCCTTCCACAAGGGGCTAATCATTCAAGGCAAGACTGTCTTTTGGATGTCTCACACCAGGAAGCTCATTGAAGACAATGGGACGTGCTGGGATGTGGGCTGGACCAAACAGGTTCAGGTGGGCAcgagctctgctgtccctgctgtccacTCACCCCAGGCCTTGTGCTTCGTGTAGTCGCAGTactctgctctcctgggcagggGATAGAAGTAATATGCACAGCCACAGCGCTCTACCATGTTGAGCTGGAAGCAGGAGCGAATGCAGACCTGGGAGGCACATAAGGTGGAAAAGGCTGATCAAGGGAACCAAACCCACTGTGCTTGAATCACTATTGACAGAGCCCAAGGAAAGGCAGGGCCGTCAGGGGGCCGGAGCATGTCAGGGAAGAGGAGAACCAACATGACCTAGGAGGGGTCAGCTCAGTGAGTTACCTGCTCGGTGTATTGGGATGAGTACAGGTGTGAGTTACCTGCTCGGTGTAGTGGGATGAGTACAGGTGTGAGTTACCTGCTCGGTGTAGCGGGATGAGTACAGGTGTGAGTTACCTGCTCGGTGTAGTGGGATGAGTACAGGTGTGAGTTACCTGCTCGGTGTAGTGGGATGAGTACAGGTGTGAGTTACCTGCTCAGTGTAGCGGGATGAGTACAGGTGTGAGTTACCTGCTCAGTGTATTGGGATGAGTACAGGTGTGCGTTACCTGCTCGGTGTAGCGGGATGAGTACAGGTTTTGCACTGGCACGTCACTGCCATCCTCTGTGCAGTCGCTGTAACTGCCCCCGAGGCGCTCGGTGATCTCCTGCAAGGGCAGACTCTCACTGCACACAACAGCCCCACTTTGCTCTCCTCTTCCCACTCTCCCAACCACACACTGCTCATCCATCAGTATCTGCTCTTTGTGCTTTCCTCAGGATGCCAGCTCCCCCTGCTTGCCTCCATTTCATTGTTCACTGATAAACTGTAGCCAAATGCTTCTCATCTAATCCAACAAACTGTTCTTCCTCTCTCTTCACTCCATGGGATTAGTCCCTTCCCTTAAACACACACCACAGGTCCACCAAGTTAAACCTCCCATCCAGAGCTCTCGCCCCTTCTGCTTGCTCACCTTTCTCATGCTGATGGAGGTCTCGATGCCAGGACGAACATTGAAGCCCCCATCATCCATGAAGGCTGGCTCATTCTGGTCATGGACCATGACCCTGGCTCCCGTCACCGTGGACAGCAGAGGGATGAAATCGTTCTGCTCGGTGCGCACCACCAGCGAGAGACCTGAGGGAACACCAGAGAGCCAGGCAGGTCAtggccagctgtgctgcagcagagaaggGAGAGCAGGATGCTTAGAAGGAAGTCTGAAAGAGATAAAGGAGAAGACAGACATCAACCAGGGCTACACCAAAGCCTGGCAGCAATACAGGGTGGCTGGAAGGAGGCCAGAGAAAAAGCTGGAGGCTCCAGAAGAGGCCAGTGAAAACTGGATTTCATCACTGTGGTTAGAAAAAGACAGAACTGGGAACTGAGAGAGATTTCATGGAGAAACTTGAAGCCAGATGGAAGAAAAGCCTGAAGATGTGGTCTGGAGAGCTTTCAGGGAGTTTAGGAACACAAACAGGTCAGTTTCTTGAAGGGGAAATGGGGAAGGTGAAGACCAGGAGCACTATGGCTCAGCAGAGGCCTTGAGGAAGGGCCAGCACAAGCCCAGAGGACACAAAGAGCATAAGGATCAGGCACTGATGAGGGAGAGAGAGCTCAGTGGGCAGTGGTGAGGGGCAGCCACGTCCATGAGACTGCTCTCTCCAGATGGGTGAAAACAGCTTGGGCgagacagagcagggctgcaatctgccatcaccagtactgagcacagcaggatgCCCATAATGACTCCTAGGGAAAACAGAGCCAAGCTTACTCACCAAAGAGTGCCTCTCACCCACCATTATTGATCCCAGGCATCGAGGATGTCCACACGCTGCTGCTGTTGTCATTAAAGGTATAGCAGTTGCCATACAAGGGATGGTGGAAGTGGGTGTAGTTCCTGAGAGGAGAACAGAAACAGAGTGAGAAGGGCTGCAAACCCAAGGGGAAGGGCTTTCTGAAAGGAACAACTTTGTTTTccatcagcagggacaggggcttACAGCAGATGGGCAGTATTTGTTATGTAAACTCTCGTGAACAGggaaaagcaattaaaaagtGCTGTAAAAAATGTCCTGGAGCTGGACGGGTTTTTACACGAGGTTTTTCATGCTGCTTTTCAGAGCCCAAATGGGTTTTAGCAGTGCTAGCAATTACTATTGTCTTCCTAATACTGATGAAGCTTTTAGATTTTCCTacccccttttctttccttgcagaTCGTTTTCATTCCACTACCTCCTTGGGGCTTTTTGACCAATAATGGCAGGAGACAAGTGGGATATGTTTTTACTGTCTTTTTGTGTCAAATCTCTCTTATTCCTTCATGTGGGCTGATATGCACCATTTTACCACTGTGGAGGGtagaataaaaatacttctacGCTGTGCAtctgtgccctccctggtgTTTGTACTGgtataattatttcatttgtgtgaaacccagaaaaaggcaaaaccatCCTTTGAGGTTCATACTTCCAGGTCACAGAACCTGTGGCCCTGATATGCAAAACCCACAGGAAAGACTCAAGAAAGATCCTTTGACCTTTCAAATGGGAACTGAACAAGGAATGATTCCCCCTCAGAAAAGAGGTTCTCTAATGTGGGTTCCTTGATTTCCCTGGCCCCCAGGCACAAAGTAAGTGTTTCCAGGGGTGTTCCCACTACTTACGCCTTGTCACAGGTTGCCTCGTTGAAGCGGCAAGCATAGATGAAATTCTCAAAGTCAGACTCGTCCAGGGCTTTTGCATCAGGCACCTGCGCCAGGATATTGATGTAGTGAAAGCTGTACCATTCCCGCACGGCATCCACTCCCGAGGAGTACGCCTGGTGGAAACAGTCGTTGTTTTCATTGCACTGttgagaggaagaggaagaagaggaagagccGTGTCAGAGAAGTCCTCTCATCCAGGAGACAAGGCTCCGCCCGTGGATGAGCTGCGctccctcagcacaggcaggtgACGGAGGAAGTGAAGAGTTCCACAGGACTCCTGTGTGTGACCAACGGGTgatcagatggaaaaaaaaagccagggcagctcctcgGTGGAAGGGCACCGCCAGGTGAATAAGCGAGGCTGAGTAAGACGCAGGAGGCAGCAAGGTGTACAGGGTAATATGCACATAAATTCAACCAGGAGCTTTAAATTCTTGCGTGGGGAGCCCTTCCTTCAGGGTGTGTCCAGAAAAACGTCTGTGATCCTGTGGGAACCCCAGTTAGCTGCTGAGCGATTAGCTTGTCCTGCAGTGCCTTTTTAAATGCAAAGACAGATACCCTGGGGCGAGGAAGCTGCTAGCTAGGAGCAATTGCGACCATGATCACCTCTCAGGTGGCCCAGGACCATCAAATACTTTCTCCTTTGCTATTGTTGGGCAATGCAGCAGCTGATGCTGATAAACTGCtctcaaaagcagcagcaaggatGATGTACCCTCAGGAAGGACAAGGTTTTTCTGCTCTTGGGAAGAGACTACACTGACTTGGACATGTCCCCTGGGGCCTGCAGGAACATGGATAGAATTTGGGGAGCAGGATTGTATGGAGCAAAGGATTCAGCTCCGCTTTTATCTGTCATTAGCAAAAGCCGGCGGAGATTAATCAGATTTCTGCACAAGGAAAGGCATGGCCAAGGGTCTAACAAGACAGAAGTAGCCAGGCAGACTGGAGTGGGTAGGGCATGGGGTTTCTAGGGATCTCACCAGAACAAAGCCAATTTTCCAGTCATTCTTGTCCACTGAGGGGCTGTTCTCTGGCAGGTTGACTAAGTTGTCCCGCTTCTGCCTCCGCAGAGGATGGCGCTGGATGTGATGGAGCAGGCTCCTTGAGCTGCGCCTTTGTGAGGACGACGTGGACCAGTCTCTCTGTGGCAGAGACATGTTGTAGTCATAGAGGTCTAGCAGTGTCTGGTGGGTGATTTCATCCAGTTTATCCAGCTGCTTTCGGATGGCGCTGTATCTGAGCAGGGGGGAGAGAAGACCAGCAGGTTTAGGGCTGGATGCACACAAACAGCTCTGAATAAGACGTGCAGCAGAGTTTGCTGGGGTGATTCCTGCCCCCAGCTGTAAATCTAACCCCTTGCTGGAGGCTGCCTTGCAGGAGAGAGGTTAATCTGCTCTAGCCCGGCGGCAGTTTGCATCGCAGCCTGCTAAATGCaccaccagcagagctgcccaagCTCACATGCCTTACTGTGAGTGCCCCGCGGCAGCAAAGGCCTCTGAAAAGCACAGCTACAACAGTCGAGGACCACGAGGAGAACCAGAGTAGGTGCTTCTGTCCTGCACCCATCAAAGTCAAGGCACTCAACATCTCTGCAAGTCTTACCTGTACGGATTGAGGGTGCACAGCGTCACGGCCGGGAAAGTCAGCCGGTCGGAGTTCAGGTTGAGGTTGAGGTTGACAGGGTAGCTGAAGTACTCCCTGTAGAGGATCCCGAACTGCCAGTACATTAAGCCGAAGGTGAGGAAGAAGAGGACGGACCAGAAGGCTGTCTTCATCTTATTCTTTTTGGAGCACACCAGGCGGATAGCCCCGTGGATGGTTGTGTTGCTGCAGAAGAACTGAAATAGCTCCTGGTAGGAGCTGTAGAATTCGATGAGACCCTCCCGCTCCTCTTCTTTCTGTTGCTGCTCCTCTTCTTGCTTACATTGTCTCAT from Melospiza georgiana isolate bMelGeo1 chromosome 2, bMelGeo1.pri, whole genome shotgun sequence includes:
- the SCNN1A gene encoding amiloride-sensitive sodium channel subunit alpha, whose product is MGTAPPSGSVKAGKMPEGEKMRQCKQEEEQQQKEEEREGLIEFYSSYQELFQFFCSNTTIHGAIRLVCSKKNKMKTAFWSVLFFLTFGLMYWQFGILYREYFSYPVNLNLNLNSDRLTFPAVTLCTLNPYRYSAIRKQLDKLDEITHQTLLDLYDYNMSLPQRDWSTSSSQRRSSRSLLHHIQRHPLRRQKRDNLVNLPENSPSVDKNDWKIGFVLCNENNDCFHQAYSSGVDAVREWYSFHYINILAQVPDAKALDESDFENFIYACRFNEATCDKANYTHFHHPLYGNCYTFNDNSSSVWTSSMPGINNGLSLVVRTEQNDFIPLLSTVTGARVMVHDQNEPAFMDDGGFNVRPGIETSISMRKEITERLGGSYSDCTEDGSDVPVQNLYSSRYTEQVCIRSCFQLNMVERCGCAYYFYPLPRRAEYCDYTKHKAWGYCYYKLLAEFKADVLGCFHKCRKPCKMTEYQLSAGYSRWPSAVSEDWVFYMLSQQNKYNITSKRNGVAKVNIFFKEWNYKTNGESPAFTVVTLLSQLGNQWSLWFGSSVLSVMELAELVLDFIAITFILGFRWFRSRQKLPAAVPPMNSQDNAAFQDEAPALRAPHRFTVEAVVTTLPSYNSLEPRGPSRDGEEGHE